The Chloroflexota bacterium genome has a window encoding:
- a CDS encoding ABC transporter permease gives MAAPATQSEKLHGANGALTAGPSVAVEPVRIPGQPSRLQRYESTLIGILSVVAFLVVWHTVTAARLVPALFLPGPFDTLNAFVGLVKGGSLWNDLWVSGQEMIYGYVLAIVIGMPLGLLMGWYRRLSFALDPFVAFFYSMPRVALIPLLIIWFGIGIYSKVAVVFLGAIFPIVINTMAGVRNLDANWVKAARSFGASDSQIFRTVALPGSVPFILTGLRLGIGHALVGVVVGELVAAQAGIGLMMATAGSTFQTPKVFAGLILLSSAGLGMTYLLQSIERRYQAWRPD, from the coding sequence ATGGCGGCGCCAGCAACCCAATCGGAAAAGCTCCACGGCGCAAATGGCGCGCTGACCGCCGGCCCATCGGTGGCCGTCGAGCCGGTGCGCATCCCCGGACAGCCAAGCCGCCTGCAGCGCTACGAGTCGACGCTCATCGGGATTCTTTCCGTGGTGGCGTTTCTCGTGGTCTGGCATACGGTGACCGCGGCGCGCCTGGTACCGGCCCTGTTCCTGCCCGGCCCCTTCGACACGCTCAACGCGTTTGTCGGTCTGGTAAAGGGCGGGTCGTTGTGGAACGACCTGTGGGTCAGCGGACAGGAGATGATCTACGGGTACGTCCTTGCCATCGTCATCGGCATGCCGCTTGGGCTCCTGATGGGCTGGTATCGGCGGCTCTCCTTCGCGCTCGATCCCTTCGTCGCGTTCTTCTACAGCATGCCCCGGGTCGCCCTCATTCCCCTGCTCATCATCTGGTTCGGGATCGGGATCTATTCGAAGGTGGCGGTGGTCTTTTTGGGCGCCATCTTCCCGATCGTGATCAATACGATGGCGGGCGTTCGGAACTTGGACGCGAACTGGGTGAAGGCGGCCCGCTCCTTCGGCGCATCGGACTCGCAGATCTTCCGAACGGTGGCGCTGCCCGGATCGGTGCCCTTCATCCTCACGGGCTTGCGGCTCGGGATCGGTCATGCGCTCGTTGGGGTCGTGGTCGGCGAGCTGGTCGCGGCCCAGGCCGGTATCGGCCTCATGATGGCCACGGCGGGCTCGACGTTCCAGACGCCGAAGGTGTTTGCGGGGCTCATCCTTCTCTCGTCGGCCGGCCTCGGAATGACGTATCTCCTGCAGTCCATCGAGCGCCGCT
- a CDS encoding ABC transporter ATP-binding protein has product MSNNMQFKISGTNGSAGWGRSAALQARDVTIHYWLERVNSAFLAVDHVSLDVAEGEFVAIVGPSGCGKTTFLNAVDGLLPITSGSLTLNGAPIKAPGSDRAMVFQQPSLLPWRTVWSNVMYGVEIQGRVSGAEARDRVQSCIDLVGLHGFENHYPSELSGGMQQRVNLARAFATDPQMLLLDEPFGGLDAQTREFMQAELLKIWAQSRKTALFITHDIDEAVYLADRVVVFTARPAKLKQTVEVGLPRPRPLRIKRAQEFLQYTDAIWTSIEEESMAMMSREAGR; this is encoded by the coding sequence GTGTCGAACAATATGCAGTTCAAGATCTCTGGGACGAACGGAAGCGCCGGGTGGGGCAGGTCGGCGGCGCTTCAGGCGCGCGACGTCACGATCCACTACTGGCTGGAACGGGTCAACTCGGCGTTTCTCGCCGTGGACCACGTCAGCCTGGACGTGGCGGAAGGCGAGTTCGTCGCCATCGTCGGCCCCTCGGGATGTGGCAAGACGACCTTCCTCAACGCCGTCGACGGGCTGCTCCCCATCACCAGTGGCTCCCTCACCTTGAACGGGGCGCCGATCAAGGCCCCGGGCAGCGACCGGGCCATGGTGTTCCAGCAGCCGAGCCTTCTGCCCTGGCGGACGGTGTGGAGCAACGTGATGTACGGCGTCGAGATCCAGGGTCGCGTCTCCGGCGCTGAGGCGCGGGATCGCGTGCAGTCGTGCATCGACCTCGTCGGGCTTCACGGTTTCGAGAACCACTACCCGTCCGAGCTGTCGGGCGGCATGCAGCAGCGCGTCAACCTGGCGCGCGCGTTCGCCACTGATCCGCAGATGCTGCTCCTGGACGAGCCGTTCGGTGGGCTGGATGCCCAGACGCGCGAGTTCATGCAGGCTGAGCTGCTGAAAATTTGGGCCCAATCCCGAAAGACGGCGCTGTTTATCACCCACGACATCGACGAGGCAGTCTATTTGGCGGACCGGGTCGTAGTATTTACAGCTCGGCCGGCAAAGTTGAAGCAGACCGTCGAGGTCGGACTCCCGCGGCCGAGGCCGTTGCGCATCAAGCGCGCGCAGGAGTTCTTGCAGTACACCGACGCCATCTGGACGAGCATTGAGGAGGAGTCGATGGCGATGATGAGCCGAGAGGCGGGGAGGTAA
- a CDS encoding ABC transporter permease, with product MTRQIRADLRGVYVIWLRDVRRFTRDRMRIVAALAQPMLYLFIFGTGLSRSVGGAAQLGQGGTYVAFLFPGVIAMSVLFTSVFSAMSIVWDREFGFLKEVLVAPVSRWSVAVGKALGGASQAVMQGSILLILAPLAGVPLSWDLVLRMVPIMALLAFALTSLGIVIAARMKTMEGFQVVMNFLVMPMFFLSGALFPLQQAPAWLSVLTHIDPVAYGVDPLRRVVGATLSASAQAASGIEWLGHGLTIGEEVAVLALFGAAMLVPAVRAFQVQE from the coding sequence ATGACACGGCAGATTCGCGCGGACCTGCGCGGCGTGTACGTGATCTGGCTTCGCGACGTCCGGCGATTCACGCGGGACCGGATGCGAATTGTGGCGGCGCTGGCGCAGCCGATGCTGTACCTGTTCATTTTCGGGACCGGCCTTTCCCGTTCGGTTGGCGGCGCCGCGCAGCTGGGGCAGGGTGGCACCTACGTGGCGTTCCTGTTCCCCGGTGTGATCGCCATGTCGGTCCTCTTCACGTCGGTCTTCTCGGCGATGAGCATCGTGTGGGACCGGGAGTTCGGGTTCCTGAAAGAGGTGCTCGTGGCGCCGGTCAGCCGCTGGTCCGTGGCCGTGGGCAAGGCGCTCGGCGGCGCGAGCCAGGCGGTGATGCAGGGAAGCATCTTGCTCATCCTGGCCCCCCTGGCCGGGGTTCCGCTCTCCTGGGACTTGGTGCTGCGGATGGTCCCCATCATGGCGCTCCTCGCCTTCGCGCTGACCAGCCTCGGCATCGTCATCGCAGCACGGATGAAGACGATGGAGGGCTTCCAGGTCGTCATGAACTTTCTCGTCATGCCGATGTTCTTCTTGAGCGGGGCGCTCTTTCCCCTGCAACAGGCGCCCGCGTGGTTGTCCGTTCTCACCCACATCGATCCCGTGGCATACGGCGTCGACCCCCTGCGCCGAGTCGTGGGCGCGACGCTGAGCGCCTCGGCACAGGCAGCCTCGGGGATCGAGTGGCTCGGGCACGGGTTGACCATCGGGGAAGAAGTCGCGGTGCTTGCCCTCTTCGGCGCCGCGATGCTGGTTCCGGCCGTGCGTGCGTTCCAGGTTCAGGAATAG
- a CDS encoding ATP-binding cassette domain-containing protein, with product MNAIAVEDLVKRFGELTAVDHVSFQVRSGEVFGFLGPNGAGKTTTISILCTLLRPTRGTVTVNGYDVVRQPSLVRRSIGLIFQDPTLDVQLTALENLDFHAYIYDVPRREARERAEQLMRMVELWDRRDDLVRSFSGGMRRRLEIARGLLHRPRVLFLDEPTIGLDPQTRRHIWEYILDLRDREDLTIFLTTHYMDEAEYCDRIGVIDHGSLVALDTPDNLKAMVGGDIITITTTDNEQAIREIQQQFELEAVPRGEELRLEVVHGEEFIPRLIRALGGKVRAVSLSRPTLDDVFMKLTGRAIREQEATGMEAMRAWAGRMQR from the coding sequence ATGAACGCGATCGCTGTCGAGGACCTCGTCAAGCGGTTTGGCGAGCTGACCGCTGTGGACCACGTCAGCTTTCAGGTCCGGTCGGGCGAAGTATTTGGCTTTCTCGGCCCCAACGGCGCGGGGAAGACGACGACCATCAGCATCCTGTGCACGCTCCTCCGACCCACGCGGGGAACCGTGACCGTCAACGGGTACGACGTCGTTCGTCAGCCATCTCTGGTTCGGCGGTCCATCGGTCTCATCTTCCAGGACCCCACGCTCGACGTTCAGCTCACCGCCCTGGAGAATCTCGACTTTCACGCCTACATCTATGACGTGCCACGGCGGGAGGCCCGCGAGCGCGCGGAACAATTGATGCGCATGGTGGAGCTGTGGGACCGCCGGGACGATCTCGTGCGGAGCTTTTCGGGTGGTATGCGGCGCCGCCTGGAGATAGCCCGCGGCCTGCTCCACCGTCCGCGGGTGCTCTTCCTCGACGAGCCGACGATCGGCCTCGATCCGCAGACGCGCCGCCACATCTGGGAGTACATCCTGGACCTCCGCGACCGCGAGGACCTCACGATCTTTCTCACGACCCACTACATGGACGAAGCGGAGTACTGCGATCGCATCGGCGTCATCGACCATGGGAGCCTGGTGGCGCTCGACACGCCGGACAATCTGAAGGCGATGGTGGGCGGGGACATCATCACCATAACGACGACGGACAATGAGCAAGCGATTCGGGAGATTCAGCAACAGTTCGAGCTCGAGGCTGTGCCTCGCGGCGAAGAGCTTCGCCTGGAGGTCGTGCACGGAGAAGAGTTCATCCCGCGGCTCATTCGGGCGCTCGGCGGAAAGGTCCGCGCGGTCAGCCTGAGCCGCCCGACCCTCGACGACGTATTCATGAAGCTGACCGGCCGCGCGATCCGGGAGCAGGAAGCGACCGGCATGGAAGCGATGCGCGCGTGGGCAGGGAGGATGCAGCGATGA
- the tatA gene encoding twin-arginine translocase TatA/TatE family subunit has product MPSLGAPELIIVLFLALILFGAGKLADAGKSLGQGIREFRRAVHEDEAPAAAPASGCPQCHAPVQPGDRFCGSCGHQLIAEARKAV; this is encoded by the coding sequence ATGCCAAGTCTCGGAGCGCCCGAGCTCATCATCGTCCTCTTTCTCGCGCTGATCTTATTCGGCGCTGGGAAGCTCGCCGACGCGGGCAAGTCCCTTGGCCAGGGCATCCGCGAGTTTCGCCGCGCCGTGCACGAAGACGAAGCGCCCGCCGCCGCGCCGGCGTCTGGTTGCCCACAGTGTCACGCGCCGGTGCAGCCGGGCGACCGGTTCTGCGGCTCCTGCGGCCACCAGCTCATCGCCGAGGCTCGAAAAGCGGTTTAG